In Erinaceus europaeus chromosome 10, mEriEur2.1, whole genome shotgun sequence, one DNA window encodes the following:
- the PUSL1 gene encoding tRNA pseudouridine synthase-like 1 isoform X2 — protein MGSAAPAAGSLRARYLVYFQYRGTDFNGVVAVRGAQRAVGAVGVQNFLEEAAERLNPVVPIKFTISSRTDAGVHALSNAAHMDVQRRADQLPLSPEVMTKALNTHLKHPAIRVLQTFRVPGDFHARHAATSRTYLYRLATGCPTYNQLSVFERDRCWALRAECLDVAAMQEAAQHLIGTHDFSAFQSAGSPTTRTVRTLRVVSIVPEPAGPFLLPQESRRLRFWNMEFESQSFLYRQVRRMTAVLVAVGLGALTPAQVKAILESRDPMGWSQTCMAPAQGLFLKSVLYGSLEWNPASTQEENQGFQGQGSHRSNQRLEARA, from the exons ATGGGCTCTGCTGCGCCGGCCGCCGGCTCGTTAAGGGCACGCTACTTAGTGTACTTTCAGTACCGGGGCACCGACTTCAA TGGGGTCGTTGCTGTCAGGGGCGCACAACGCGCAGTCGGCGCAGTCGGCGTCCAGAACTTCCTGGAG GAGGCCGCAGAGCGACTGAACCCCGTGGTGCCCATCAAGTTCACTATCTCCAGCCGCACGGATGCAGGGGTCCACGCCCTGAGCAACGCGGCACACATGGACGTGCAGCGCCGTGCAGACCAGCTGCCCTTGTCCCCCGAGGTCATGACCAAGGCCCTCAACACCCACCTGAAGCACCCTGCCATCCG AGTACTGCAGACCTTCCGAGTACCTGGTGACTTCCACGCCCGGCATGCGGCCACATCCAGGACCTATCTGTACCGCCTGGCCACAGGATGCCCCACCTACAACCAGCTATCTGTATTTGAACGGGACCGGTGCTGGGCCCTTCGGGCAGA ATGCCTGGATGTGGCTGCTATGCAGGAGGCTGCCCAGCACCTAATAGGGACACATGACTTCAGTGCCTTCCAGTCAGCAGGCAGccctaccaccagaactgtgCGCACACTGCGCGTTGTCTCCATAGTCCCTGAGCCTGCCGGCCCCTTCCTACTTCCCCAGGAGAGCAG GAGGCTGAGGTTCTGGAACATGGAGTTTGAGAGCCAGTCCTTCCTGTACAGACAG GTGCGGAGGATGACGGCTGTGCTGGTGGCAGTGGGGCTGGGAGCCCTGACGCCCGCTCAGGTGAAGGCTATCCTGGAGAGCCGGGACCCTATGGGTTGGAGTCAGACATGCATGGCCCCCGCCCAAGGCTTGTTCCTAAAGTCAGTGCTCTACGGGAGCCTTG AGTGGAACCCAGCCAGTACCCAGGAAGAGAACCAGGGCTTTCAGGGGCAAGGAAGCCATAGGTCAAACCAAAGACTGGAGGCCAGAGCCTAG
- the PUSL1 gene encoding tRNA pseudouridine synthase-like 1 isoform X3: MGSAAPAAGSLRARYLVYFQYRGTDFNGVVAVRGAQRAVGAVGVQNFLEEAAERLNPVVPIKFTISSRTDAGVHALSNAAHMDVQRRADQLPLSPEVMTKALNTHLKHPAIRVLQTFRVPGDFHARHAATSRTYLYRLATGCPTYNQLSVFERDRCWALRAERLRFWNMEFESQSFLYRQVRRMTAVLVAVGLGALTPAQVKAILESRDPMGWSQTCMAPAQGLFLKSVLYGSLAEWNPASTQEENQGFQGQGSHRSNQRLEARA; encoded by the exons ATGGGCTCTGCTGCGCCGGCCGCCGGCTCGTTAAGGGCACGCTACTTAGTGTACTTTCAGTACCGGGGCACCGACTTCAA TGGGGTCGTTGCTGTCAGGGGCGCACAACGCGCAGTCGGCGCAGTCGGCGTCCAGAACTTCCTGGAG GAGGCCGCAGAGCGACTGAACCCCGTGGTGCCCATCAAGTTCACTATCTCCAGCCGCACGGATGCAGGGGTCCACGCCCTGAGCAACGCGGCACACATGGACGTGCAGCGCCGTGCAGACCAGCTGCCCTTGTCCCCCGAGGTCATGACCAAGGCCCTCAACACCCACCTGAAGCACCCTGCCATCCG AGTACTGCAGACCTTCCGAGTACCTGGTGACTTCCACGCCCGGCATGCGGCCACATCCAGGACCTATCTGTACCGCCTGGCCACAGGATGCCCCACCTACAACCAGCTATCTGTATTTGAACGGGACCGGTGCTGGGCCCTTCGGGCAGA GAGGCTGAGGTTCTGGAACATGGAGTTTGAGAGCCAGTCCTTCCTGTACAGACAG GTGCGGAGGATGACGGCTGTGCTGGTGGCAGTGGGGCTGGGAGCCCTGACGCCCGCTCAGGTGAAGGCTATCCTGGAGAGCCGGGACCCTATGGGTTGGAGTCAGACATGCATGGCCCCCGCCCAAGGCTTGTTCCTAAAGTCAGTGCTCTACGGGAGCCTTG CAGAGTGGAACCCAGCCAGTACCCAGGAAGAGAACCAGGGCTTTCAGGGGCAAGGAAGCCATAGGTCAAACCAAAGACTGGAGGCCAGAGCCTAG
- the PUSL1 gene encoding tRNA pseudouridine synthase-like 1 isoform X1, producing the protein MGSAAPAAGSLRARYLVYFQYRGTDFNGVVAVRGAQRAVGAVGVQNFLEEAAERLNPVVPIKFTISSRTDAGVHALSNAAHMDVQRRADQLPLSPEVMTKALNTHLKHPAIRVLQTFRVPGDFHARHAATSRTYLYRLATGCPTYNQLSVFERDRCWALRAECLDVAAMQEAAQHLIGTHDFSAFQSAGSPTTRTVRTLRVVSIVPEPAGPFLLPQESRRLRFWNMEFESQSFLYRQVRRMTAVLVAVGLGALTPAQVKAILESRDPMGWSQTCMAPAQGLFLKSVLYGSLAEWNPASTQEENQGFQGQGSHRSNQRLEARA; encoded by the exons ATGGGCTCTGCTGCGCCGGCCGCCGGCTCGTTAAGGGCACGCTACTTAGTGTACTTTCAGTACCGGGGCACCGACTTCAA TGGGGTCGTTGCTGTCAGGGGCGCACAACGCGCAGTCGGCGCAGTCGGCGTCCAGAACTTCCTGGAG GAGGCCGCAGAGCGACTGAACCCCGTGGTGCCCATCAAGTTCACTATCTCCAGCCGCACGGATGCAGGGGTCCACGCCCTGAGCAACGCGGCACACATGGACGTGCAGCGCCGTGCAGACCAGCTGCCCTTGTCCCCCGAGGTCATGACCAAGGCCCTCAACACCCACCTGAAGCACCCTGCCATCCG AGTACTGCAGACCTTCCGAGTACCTGGTGACTTCCACGCCCGGCATGCGGCCACATCCAGGACCTATCTGTACCGCCTGGCCACAGGATGCCCCACCTACAACCAGCTATCTGTATTTGAACGGGACCGGTGCTGGGCCCTTCGGGCAGA ATGCCTGGATGTGGCTGCTATGCAGGAGGCTGCCCAGCACCTAATAGGGACACATGACTTCAGTGCCTTCCAGTCAGCAGGCAGccctaccaccagaactgtgCGCACACTGCGCGTTGTCTCCATAGTCCCTGAGCCTGCCGGCCCCTTCCTACTTCCCCAGGAGAGCAG GAGGCTGAGGTTCTGGAACATGGAGTTTGAGAGCCAGTCCTTCCTGTACAGACAG GTGCGGAGGATGACGGCTGTGCTGGTGGCAGTGGGGCTGGGAGCCCTGACGCCCGCTCAGGTGAAGGCTATCCTGGAGAGCCGGGACCCTATGGGTTGGAGTCAGACATGCATGGCCCCCGCCCAAGGCTTGTTCCTAAAGTCAGTGCTCTACGGGAGCCTTG CAGAGTGGAACCCAGCCAGTACCCAGGAAGAGAACCAGGGCTTTCAGGGGCAAGGAAGCCATAGGTCAAACCAAAGACTGGAGGCCAGAGCCTAG